TTAGAATGCTTTGTAACCTTCCGGTTGAGATCCTTAGAAGAAAGTTTAGCCAAGTCTTTCATTTTAAACCCAAGGTGTGACTCAAGGTGAGAGATGTATGTAGAACGAGCTTGAAACTGTGTTGCACATTCACTACAGTAGAAAACTGGGTGCCCTGAGTCAACGTTCTTTATGAACTTTGTTCTGCCTGTTCGTCTGAGCTGGTATTTCACATTGGCCAGCCAGTGGCTGATGGTTGTCATAGACAGACCTGTTATATGTGATATGACCATCCTTTCCTGGGAGCTCAAGTCTGATATCACATATTTTCCATCAACTGTCTGCCTGAGGCAGGACGTGAACTGAGCCTGCAAAATCAGCAAGTGCTGGGGTTTCCAGTGTGACTGCCTACCTTTACGTTTGTGCACCATTGATGTATCCTCTGCCTCATCTGAAGTGTGAGAACCCTCGATTTCTGACTGCTCTGGCCTACATAAAAGTGTTGGGGACTTCAGAACTTGAGAGTCTGAGAGATTACGCAGCATGTCTGAGATGTCAGAGAGGGCATTTTCACGCAAAGGACTCACTGGTGTGAAGATTTTTGAACTAGTGGAATCACTCACAGATGCACTAGATACAGAGGAACTCACAGTTTTGCCTGGGAGAGCGGCAACTCTGAGACATTGTTCACTTTTGCCTTTGGACAAGTCTATCGGTTGGTCTCTGCAAATTTCATGGCAATCCGAATGTAACTGGCTAAGTTTCGACGAGTGTCCAGATGGACCGGCGAGAGCGGCCCTTTCCGCCATGCTGTTGCTCATCCTGAGAAGCATACTCATAGGGTCCTGGACAGGCCTTAGTGGTTTGGCAGCTTTACCCAGATGAAGGTTCATAACAGATTGAAGGGCACTTAGAGGACTGACAGAGGGTTGTTTTGGCTCAGGGTGTGCAGATAACAGACCAGCGTCATCGTATGGATCTGAAGTGGAGGTGGTGTGACTTCTGAAATCTTGTGTGTGCTTCTGAATTTCCCCTTCGTTTGTGTTACCCTCAGTGGCATTGCTCATAGATGTAATCATGCTATCCAGGCTTGGAGATTTTGGCGATTTCCCTTTAAGATTCATTAGCTGCCGATGTGGTGATCTCTGCCCATTCAAGTCATTAAATTGCCTGTCTACTTCAGCAACTTTTTctgttactttgttttccagtTTGTCCACCTCATGGAGATTAACTGCGGTTGAGGAACCTCTTGGTGGAGTGCCTGGAGGAATCAAATTACTTTTGTCTAAGGACTGGACTTCCTGACTACTGGCTGATTGTTTTAAAGAAGAAATATAGCCTGAGTTGTGCAGAGCAGGTTTCAGATGGTTTTGTAACTGATAAGCTGCATGAATGCTCTGGTAACCACCCCAGCTTGGAGCACCCCTCTGTGCTTTGTTAATGGCCGATGTAACTGTATTCTCCagtgattttagaatatcaaaATCCATTTTAGGGCTCTCTTTCAGATCCTCTTCAGTAAGGTAATCAGACTTTGCTAATGTGCTGAATTTCTGCTTATTTACATTTGCAGACTCCTTACATTCACTGTCTTTctgagaagtaatttcttgtgTCTTGTTCTTGTTGTCCACAGTTGCTGCAGATGTAATGGATGATGACTCCAAGATTCCTGTGGCTGAGAGAGAGGAAGAACATGTTTTACCTGACTGAGACTTCTCAGACTTACTTTTGGAATGAGGAGGCTTGTCTGTCTTTTGCAATGAGTGGGCAACTTTAACAAAGTGGCCAGTCAACACCATATGAGCACTCAAATGCTGAATAGAGTCATGCAAAATCCCACACTCCATACATTTGAGATTCTGAGACTTGAACTGTATGCCTCGGCTTGTCGTCTTCTGATCTTTTAAGTCTTTGTCGGTTTGTTCAGAATACATCTGAAAAATATCACTGGCATGCCCCTCATTAGGACTTCTTGTTTGCTCTGTGGTTTGCAAAGATTTTGCAACATTCAACTCCACTGGAACCCTCTTCCTGAAAGAAGACACAACTTTAGCAGCAATTGCTGTTCTTGGCTCTCTCAGCGGAACCTTTTGGTAATGCTTAGTCTTTATCATGTGCACGCTGAGGTCTTGCAAAGATTCAAAAGAGTGTCCACAGTACATACAGCGTAGAACTTTCTGGGCATCTTCCTTTCCCTCCATCTCCAAAAGAGAGCGCTTACGTGGCTTGGACCATGACTTGGCATCCTTGCTAGCACTTTCAAGGTTGTCATCACGGTAGTGGTCTGTTTCATTCATGTGAACTGTGAGATCAAGCAGTGTGTCATATGCTGCACTGCAGCTTTTGCAGTGGAACTTGCTAGCACCGGTAAAGATGGATCCATAGAGTTTAGTGCTTTGGCGGTAGAGCTGGACAGTGGAGAAAATACTTGGTTCAAGTGCAATAGGTTGTTTTTGAGAGACCTGTTGGAATGTCTTTGCGATAGCAGACTGATGCCAATCATAACAGTTGCGTCCAGGACTGCTGTTGCTGCTACTGCTACCGCTGCTACTGGCTGGCTGTTCATCTGCATACGGTTGAGAGGAATTCAAGTTCAAAAATGACCAGTAGGGATTATTGAGGAAGCTTTTGTAAATAGCCTTCATCTGTTCTAGGCTGTCTGTAATACATACAGAGTGTTCAGAACTGTCTTTTAGAAA
The nucleotide sequence above comes from Chanodichthys erythropterus isolate Z2021 chromosome 7, ASM2448905v1, whole genome shotgun sequence. Encoded proteins:
- the tshz3a gene encoding teashirt homolog 3: MPRRKQQAPKRAAAYDSENVKETPIETEGTGSDCSVTNEKPQDENDLGEDLKNPADEQDSPAAELSGHDVDSESHISESSDPTSDTESTLNKKEEGARRDFLKDSSEHSVCITDSLEQMKAIYKSFLNNPYWSFLNLNSSQPYADEQPASSSGSSSSNSSPGRNCYDWHQSAIAKTFQQVSQKQPIALEPSIFSTVQLYRQSTKLYGSIFTGASKFHCKSCSAAYDTLLDLTVHMNETDHYRDDNLESASKDAKSWSKPRKRSLLEMEGKEDAQKVLRCMYCGHSFESLQDLSVHMIKTKHYQKVPLREPRTAIAAKVVSSFRKRVPVELNVAKSLQTTEQTRSPNEGHASDIFQMYSEQTDKDLKDQKTTSRGIQFKSQNLKCMECGILHDSIQHLSAHMVLTGHFVKVAHSLQKTDKPPHSKSKSEKSQSGKTCSSSLSATGILESSSITSAATVDNKNKTQEITSQKDSECKESANVNKQKFSTLAKSDYLTEEDLKESPKMDFDILKSLENTVTSAINKAQRGAPSWGGYQSIHAAYQLQNHLKPALHNSGYISSLKQSASSQEVQSLDKSNLIPPGTPPRGSSTAVNLHEVDKLENKVTEKVAEVDRQFNDLNGQRSPHRQLMNLKGKSPKSPSLDSMITSMSNATEGNTNEGEIQKHTQDFRSHTTSTSDPYDDAGLLSAHPEPKQPSVSPLSALQSVMNLHLGKAAKPLRPVQDPMSMLLRMSNSMAERAALAGPSGHSSKLSQLHSDCHEICRDQPIDLSKGKSEQCLRVAALPGKTVSSSVSSASVSDSTSSKIFTPVSPLRENALSDISDMLRNLSDSQVLKSPTLLCRPEQSEIEGSHTSDEAEDTSMVHKRKGRQSHWKPQHLLILQAQFTSCLRQTVDGKYVISDLSSQERMVISHITGLSMTTISHWLANVKYQLRRTGRTKFIKNVDSGHPVFYCSECATQFQARSTYISHLESHLGFKMKDLAKLSSKDLNRKVTKHSKSTLIKPVLPAVSPARGCQEQLLPVPAL